From one Streptomyces sp. Q6 genomic stretch:
- the aroC gene encoding chorismate synthase yields the protein MSRLRWLTAGESHGPALVATLEGLPAGVPITTEMVADHLARRRLGYGRGARMKFEQDKVTFLGGVRHGLTMGSPVAVMVGNTEWPKWEQVMSADPVDPEILDGLARNAPLTRPRPGHADLAGMQKYGFDEARPVLERASARETAARVALGAIARSYLKETAGIEIVSHVVELCSVKAPQGVYPTPADVEKLDADPLRCLDADASKQMVAEVDQAHKDGDTLGGVVEVLAYGVPVGLGSHVHWDRKLDARLAGALMGIQAIKGVEIGDGFELARVPGSQAHDEIVNTPEGIRRVSGRAGGTEGGLTTGELLRVRAAMKPIATVPRALKTVDVTTGEAAQAHHQRSDVSAVPAAGIVAEAMVALVLADAVAEKFGGDSVPETRRNVTSYLDNLQIR from the coding sequence TTGAGCAGGTTGCGCTGGCTGACCGCGGGGGAGTCGCACGGCCCCGCACTCGTCGCGACGCTGGAGGGACTTCCCGCCGGCGTTCCGATCACCACGGAGATGGTGGCGGACCACCTGGCCCGGCGGCGCCTCGGCTATGGCCGCGGGGCGCGGATGAAGTTCGAGCAGGACAAGGTCACCTTCCTGGGTGGCGTGCGGCACGGCCTGACGATGGGTTCCCCGGTCGCGGTCATGGTGGGCAACACCGAGTGGCCGAAGTGGGAGCAGGTCATGTCGGCCGACCCCGTCGACCCCGAGATCCTCGACGGCCTCGCCCGCAACGCGCCGCTGACCCGGCCGCGGCCCGGTCACGCCGACCTGGCGGGCATGCAGAAGTACGGGTTCGACGAGGCGCGACCGGTCCTGGAGCGGGCCTCGGCCCGTGAGACGGCCGCCCGCGTGGCGCTGGGCGCGATCGCGCGGTCGTACCTGAAGGAGACCGCCGGGATCGAGATCGTCTCCCACGTCGTCGAGCTGTGCTCGGTGAAGGCGCCGCAGGGCGTGTACCCGACGCCGGCCGACGTGGAGAAGCTCGACGCCGACCCGCTGCGCTGCCTGGACGCGGACGCGTCGAAGCAGATGGTGGCCGAGGTCGACCAGGCCCACAAGGACGGCGACACGCTGGGCGGCGTCGTCGAGGTGCTCGCCTACGGCGTGCCGGTGGGCCTCGGCTCGCACGTGCACTGGGACCGCAAGCTCGACGCCCGTCTCGCCGGCGCCCTCATGGGCATCCAGGCGATCAAGGGAGTCGAGATCGGTGACGGCTTCGAGCTGGCCCGGGTGCCGGGCTCGCAGGCGCACGACGAGATCGTGAACACCCCCGAGGGCATCCGCCGCGTCTCCGGGCGCGCGGGCGGCACCGAGGGCGGGCTCACCACGGGTGAGCTGCTGCGGGTGCGGGCCGCGATGAAGCCGATCGCGACCGTGCCGCGCGCGCTCAAGACGGTCGACGTGACGACGGGCGAGGCGGCGCAGGCGCACCACCAGCGCTCGGACGTCTCCGCCGTTCCGGCCGCGGGCATCGTGGCCGAGGCCATGGTCGCGCTGGTCCTCGCGGACGCCGTGGCCGAGAAGTTCGGTGGCGACAGCGTGCCGGAGACCCGGCGCAACGTCACCTCGTACCTCGACAACCTCCAGATCCGGTGA
- a CDS encoding shikimate dehydrogenase, protein MAHKRRAAVLGSPIAHSLSPQLHTAAYAALGLDGDWTYDRFDVDEDALPGFFAGLGPEWAGLSLTMPLKRAVIPLLDGITDTAASVETVNTVVFHADGRRTGDNTDIPGLVAALHERGVEKVESAAILGAGATASSALAALARVCTGEVVAYVRSERRADEMRGWGERLGVPVRTASWSDAAGAFEAPLVISTTPKGGTDHLVAEVPARVGTLFDVVYDPWPTPLAAAWQARSGPVLSGLDLLVHQAVFQFEQFTGDTRPVLAAMRAAGLAAL, encoded by the coding sequence ATGGCACACAAGCGCAGGGCGGCCGTACTCGGGTCGCCCATCGCCCACTCCCTCTCGCCCCAACTGCACACGGCCGCCTACGCGGCGCTGGGGCTCGACGGCGACTGGACCTACGACCGGTTCGACGTCGACGAGGACGCGCTGCCCGGGTTCTTCGCCGGACTCGGGCCCGAGTGGGCCGGGCTCTCGCTGACGATGCCGCTCAAGCGGGCGGTGATCCCGCTGCTCGACGGGATCACGGACACCGCGGCGTCCGTCGAGACCGTGAACACCGTGGTGTTCCACGCCGACGGGCGCAGGACCGGCGACAACACCGACATCCCCGGGCTCGTCGCCGCGCTGCACGAGCGCGGTGTCGAGAAGGTCGAGTCCGCGGCGATCCTCGGCGCGGGCGCCACCGCGTCCTCGGCGCTCGCCGCCCTCGCACGGGTCTGCACCGGCGAGGTCGTCGCGTACGTACGCAGCGAGCGGCGGGCCGACGAGATGCGGGGCTGGGGCGAGCGACTCGGTGTGCCCGTGCGCACGGCGAGCTGGTCCGACGCGGCGGGGGCCTTCGAGGCTCCGCTGGTGATCTCGACGACGCCCAAGGGCGGTACCGACCACCTGGTCGCCGAGGTGCCCGCGCGGGTGGGCACGCTCTTCGACGTGGTCTACGACCCCTGGCCGACGCCGCTCGCCGCGGCCTGGCAGGCGCGGAGCGGCCCGGTGCTCAGTGGCCTCGACCTGCTCGTGCACCAGGCGGTCTTCCAGTTCGAGCAGTTCACCGGCGACACGCGGCCGGTGCTCGCCGCGATGCGCGCGGCGGGTCTCGCGGCGCTCTGA
- the mltG gene encoding endolytic transglycosylase MltG: MTEYGRGQGSEPWHPQDPLYGDQGWGQQAEHGQPAYGGQGQYDPQQPQQAYSGDWGTGQQPGYGQDPGHGYGQDPGHGQDPGYGQQSYGGQQGQGWDNTGAHGQVPYGSDPMDPYNTGQNAAYGGEQPDYYNTPGAYPPPEPPGRRRAPEPEQTEWDAGPDQGEHAFFGGGGDEDDDDEGRGGRRGRGGKKPKKRRSGCACLVLTVIFAGGVGGVGYFGYQFYQDRFGAAPDYAGAGNGETVTVVIDKGADGYTIGQRLKAAGVVQSVDAFVAAQSSNPDGKSIQAGAYVLQKEMSASSAVDLLLSPKSRANLTIPEGTRNAAIYKLIDAKLKVPEGTTADVAKKEYKNLGLPDWAEKHANLKDPLEGFLYPSSYAAAKGMKPEAVLKDMVERADDKYEELDLGSRAKSLGLDGPWQLLTVASLAQAEGTSHDDFRKMAEVVYNRLKPGNAQTNGMLEFDSTYNYVKGQSKIDLGLSELRKYDNPYNTYYYKGLPPGPIGNPGEEALKGALDPTDDGWYYFISMDGKTSKFTKTNAEHQKLVDEWNASRNND; this comes from the coding sequence ATGACTGAGTATGGCCGGGGCCAAGGCTCCGAACCGTGGCACCCTCAGGACCCGTTGTACGGGGACCAGGGGTGGGGGCAGCAGGCCGAGCACGGCCAGCCTGCCTACGGCGGCCAGGGGCAGTACGACCCGCAGCAGCCGCAGCAGGCCTACAGCGGTGACTGGGGCACGGGTCAGCAGCCCGGCTACGGGCAGGATCCGGGCCACGGTTACGGGCAGGACCCCGGCCACGGCCAGGACCCCGGCTACGGGCAGCAGTCGTACGGCGGACAGCAGGGCCAGGGCTGGGACAACACCGGCGCGCACGGTCAGGTCCCCTACGGCTCCGACCCCATGGACCCGTACAACACCGGCCAGAACGCCGCGTACGGCGGCGAACAGCCGGACTACTACAACACCCCCGGCGCCTATCCGCCGCCGGAGCCGCCCGGCCGTCGCCGTGCGCCCGAGCCGGAGCAGACGGAGTGGGACGCGGGCCCCGACCAGGGCGAACACGCGTTCTTCGGCGGTGGCGGCGACGAGGACGACGATGACGAGGGCCGGGGCGGCCGTCGGGGCCGCGGCGGCAAGAAACCGAAGAAACGTCGCAGTGGCTGCGCGTGCCTCGTGCTCACGGTGATCTTCGCGGGCGGTGTCGGCGGGGTCGGGTACTTCGGTTACCAGTTCTACCAGGATCGTTTCGGCGCGGCGCCGGACTACGCGGGTGCGGGCAACGGTGAGACCGTCACCGTCGTCATCGACAAGGGCGCCGACGGCTACACCATCGGCCAGCGGCTCAAGGCCGCCGGCGTCGTACAGAGCGTCGACGCCTTCGTGGCCGCGCAGTCGTCTAACCCCGACGGCAAGTCGATCCAGGCCGGCGCCTACGTGCTCCAGAAGGAGATGTCCGCGTCGAGCGCGGTGGATCTCCTACTCAGTCCGAAGAGCCGCGCCAACCTCACCATCCCCGAGGGCACGCGCAACGCCGCGATCTACAAGCTCATCGACGCCAAGCTGAAGGTGCCCGAGGGCACCACGGCCGACGTGGCGAAGAAGGAGTACAAGAACCTCGGCCTGCCCGACTGGGCCGAGAAGCACGCCAACCTGAAGGACCCGCTCGAAGGCTTCCTCTACCCGTCGAGCTACGCGGCCGCCAAGGGCATGAAGCCCGAAGCCGTCCTGAAGGACATGGTCGAGCGTGCCGACGACAAGTACGAGGAACTCGACCTCGGGTCCAGGGCGAAGAGCCTGGGCCTCGACGGGCCGTGGCAGCTGCTCACCGTCGCCAGCCTCGCGCAGGCCGAGGGCACCAGCCACGACGACTTCCGCAAGATGGCCGAGGTCGTCTACAACCGCCTCAAGCCGGGCAACGCGCAGACCAACGGCATGCTGGAGTTCGACTCCACGTACAACTACGTGAAGGGCCAGAGCAAGATCGATCTGGGCCTCTCGGAGCTGCGCAAGTACGACAACCCTTACAACACGTACTACTACAAGGGCCTGCCGCCCGGTCCGATCGGCAACCCCGGCGAGGAAGCCCTCAAGGGCGCCCTCGATCCGACGGACGACGGCTGGTACTACTTCATCTCGATGGACGGCAAGACCAGCAAGTTCACCAAGACCAACGCCGAACACCAGAAGCTGGTCGACGAGTGGAACGCGTCGAGGAACAACGACTGA
- the ruvX gene encoding Holliday junction resolvase RuvX — protein MRRGRRLAIDVGDARIGVASCDPDGILATPVETVPGRDVPAAHRRLKQLVEEYEPIEVVVGLPRSLKGGEGPAAVKVRGFAQELARGIAPVPVRLVDERMTTVTASQGLRASGVKSKKGRSVIDQAAAVIILQQALESERASGNSPGEGVEVVI, from the coding sequence ATGCGCAGAGGCCGCCGGTTGGCGATCGACGTCGGGGACGCCCGGATCGGGGTCGCGTCCTGCGACCCCGACGGGATCCTCGCGACGCCGGTGGAGACCGTGCCGGGACGCGATGTCCCGGCCGCCCACCGGCGGCTGAAGCAGCTCGTCGAGGAGTACGAACCGATCGAGGTCGTCGTCGGACTCCCTCGCTCCCTCAAGGGGGGCGAGGGTCCGGCCGCCGTCAAGGTCCGCGGCTTCGCCCAGGAGCTCGCCCGGGGCATCGCGCCCGTGCCGGTGAGGCTCGTGGACGAGAGGATGACCACAGTGACGGCCAGTCAGGGCCTGCGCGCCAGCGGCGTTAAGTCCAAAAAGGGCCGGTCTGTCATCGACCAGGCGGCCGCCGTCATCATCCTTCAGCAGGCCCTGGAGTCCGAACGGGCGTCAGGTAATTCACCGGGCGAGGGCGTCGAAGTGGTCATCTGA
- the alaS gene encoding alanine--tRNA ligase, with the protein MESAEIRRRWLSFFEERGHKVVPSASLIADDPTLLLVPAGMVPFKPYFLGEVKPPAPRATSVQKCVRTPDIEEVGKTTRHGTFFQMCGNFSFGDYFKEGAIKYAWELLTSSVADGGYGLEPEKLWITVYLDDDEAERIWHEVVGVPKERIQRLGKKDNFWSMGVPGPCGPCSEINYDRGPEFGAEGGPAVNDERYVEIWNLVFMQYERGQGIGKEDFEILGDLPSKNIDTGLGLERLAMILQGVQNMYETDTLRVVIDKATELTGVRYGAQHDSDVSLRVVADHMRTSTMLIGDGVTPGNEGRGYVLRRIMRRAIRNMRLMGATGPVVQELLDVVIDTMGLQYPELISDRKRIETVALAEEAAFLKALKGGTNILDTAVTETKAAGKSVLAGDKAFLLHDTWGFPIDLTLEMAAEQGLSVDEDGFRRLMKEQRERAKADAQAKKTGHANVGAYREIADAAGATDFIGYTSTDSESRVVGLLVNGVSSPAATEGDEVEVVLDRTPFYAEGGGQIGDTGRIKLDNGAVVEVRDCQKPVPGVYVHKGVVQVGEVTVGAPAQAIIDVTRRRAIARAHSATHLTHQALRDALGPTAAQAGSENQPGRFRFDFGSPSAVPTAVMTDVEQKINEVLARELDVQAEVMSIDDAKKQGAIAEFGEKYGERVRVVTIGDFSKELCGGTHVHNTAQLGLVKLLGESSIGSGVRRIEALVGVDAYNFLAKEHTVVAQLQELVKGRAEELPEKISSMLGKLKDAEKEIEKFRAEKVLQAAAGLADSAKDVRGVALVTGQVPDGTGADDLRKLVLDVRGRIQGGRAAVVALFTTVNGKPLTVIATNDAARDRGLKAGDLVRTAAKTLGGGGGGKPDVAQGGGQNPAAIGDAIDAVERLVSETAN; encoded by the coding sequence ATGGAGTCGGCTGAAATCCGTCGCCGCTGGCTGAGCTTCTTCGAGGAGCGTGGCCACAAGGTCGTGCCCTCGGCGTCGCTCATCGCGGACGACCCGACTCTGCTGCTCGTCCCCGCGGGCATGGTCCCGTTCAAGCCGTACTTCCTCGGCGAGGTCAAGCCGCCCGCGCCGCGAGCCACCTCGGTGCAGAAGTGCGTGCGCACGCCGGACATCGAAGAGGTCGGCAAGACGACCCGCCACGGCACGTTCTTCCAGATGTGCGGCAACTTCTCCTTCGGCGACTACTTCAAGGAAGGCGCCATCAAGTACGCCTGGGAGCTGCTCACCAGCTCCGTGGCGGACGGTGGCTACGGCCTGGAGCCGGAGAAGCTCTGGATCACCGTGTACCTGGACGACGACGAGGCCGAGCGCATCTGGCACGAGGTCGTCGGCGTCCCGAAGGAGCGCATCCAGCGCCTGGGCAAGAAGGACAACTTCTGGTCCATGGGCGTCCCGGGCCCCTGCGGTCCCTGCTCCGAGATCAACTACGACCGCGGCCCGGAGTTCGGCGCCGAGGGCGGCCCCGCCGTCAACGACGAGCGGTACGTGGAGATCTGGAACCTGGTCTTCATGCAGTACGAGCGCGGCCAGGGCATCGGCAAGGAGGACTTCGAGATCCTCGGCGACCTGCCGTCGAAGAACATCGACACGGGTCTCGGCCTCGAGCGTCTCGCGATGATCCTCCAGGGCGTACAGAACATGTACGAGACGGACACCCTGCGCGTCGTCATCGACAAGGCCACCGAGCTGACCGGTGTCCGCTACGGCGCCCAGCACGACTCGGACGTCTCGCTGCGCGTCGTCGCCGACCACATGCGGACGTCGACGATGCTCATCGGCGACGGCGTCACGCCCGGCAACGAGGGCCGCGGCTACGTGCTGCGCCGCATCATGCGCCGCGCCATCCGCAACATGCGCCTCATGGGCGCCACCGGTCCCGTCGTGCAGGAGCTGCTCGACGTCGTGATCGACACGATGGGCCTCCAGTACCCGGAGCTGATCTCCGACCGCAAGCGCATCGAGACGGTCGCGCTCGCCGAGGAGGCCGCGTTCCTCAAGGCCCTCAAGGGCGGCACGAACATCCTGGACACCGCCGTCACCGAGACGAAGGCCGCCGGCAAGTCGGTCCTCGCCGGTGACAAGGCGTTCCTGCTCCACGACACGTGGGGCTTCCCGATCGACCTCACCCTGGAGATGGCCGCCGAGCAGGGCCTGTCCGTGGACGAGGACGGCTTCCGGCGCCTGATGAAGGAGCAGCGGGAGCGCGCCAAGGCGGACGCCCAGGCCAAGAAGACCGGTCACGCCAACGTCGGCGCGTACCGCGAGATCGCGGACGCCGCGGGTGCCACCGACTTCATCGGCTACACCTCGACGGACAGCGAGTCCCGTGTCGTCGGCCTGCTGGTCAACGGCGTCTCCTCGCCCGCCGCCACCGAGGGCGACGAGGTCGAGGTCGTCCTCGACCGCACCCCCTTCTACGCCGAGGGCGGCGGCCAGATCGGCGACACCGGCCGCATCAAGCTGGACAACGGCGCGGTCGTCGAGGTCCGCGACTGCCAGAAGCCGGTCCCCGGCGTCTACGTCCACAAGGGCGTCGTCCAGGTCGGCGAGGTCACGGTCGGCGCCCCGGCCCAGGCGATCATCGACGTCACCCGGCGCCGCGCCATCGCCCGCGCCCACTCCGCCACGCACCTCACGCACCAGGCGCTGCGCGACGCGCTCGGCCCGACGGCCGCGCAGGCCGGTTCGGAGAACCAGCCGGGCCGCTTCCGCTTCGACTTCGGTTCGCCGTCCGCCGTGCCCACGGCCGTGATGACGGACGTCGAGCAGAAGATCAACGAGGTCCTGGCGCGCGAGCTCGACGTGCAGGCCGAGGTCATGTCGATCGACGACGCCAAGAAGCAGGGCGCCATCGCCGAGTTCGGCGAGAAGTACGGCGAGCGCGTCCGCGTCGTCACCATCGGCGACTTCTCCAAGGAGCTGTGCGGCGGCACGCACGTGCACAACACCGCCCAGCTCGGCCTGGTGAAGCTGCTCGGCGAGTCGTCCATCGGCTCGGGCGTGCGCCGTATCGAGGCCCTGGTCGGCGTCGACGCGTACAACTTCCTCGCCAAGGAGCACACGGTCGTCGCCCAGCTCCAGGAGCTGGTCAAGGGCCGCGCCGAGGAGCTGCCCGAGAAGATCTCGTCGATGCTCGGCAAGCTCAAGGACGCCGAGAAGGAGATCGAGAAGTTCCGCGCGGAGAAGGTCCTCCAGGCCGCCGCCGGTCTCGCCGACTCCGCCAAGGACGTACGCGGCGTCGCCCTGGTCACCGGCCAGGTGCCGGACGGCACGGGCGCCGACGACCTGCGCAAGCTGGTCCTCGACGTGCGGGGCCGCATCCAGGGCGGCCGCGCCGCCGTGGTCGCGCTCTTCACGACGGTCAACGGCAAGCCGCTCACGGTCATCGCGACGAACGACGCGGCCCGCGACCGCGGTCTCAAGGCCGGTGACCTGGTCCGCACCGCGGCCAAGACCCTCGGCGGCGGTGGCGGCGGCAAGCCGGACGTCGCGCAGGGCGGCGGCCAGAACCCGGCCGCCATCGGCGACGCCATCGACGCGGTCGAGCGCCTGGTCTCCGAGACGGCCAACTGA
- a CDS encoding DUF6167 family protein — protein sequence MFRRTFWFTAGAAAGVWATTKVNRKLKQLTPESLAAQAATKAVEAGHKLKDFALDVRDNMAEREAQLGDALGLNGAVDPELPAPRRLAAVESAFTAKHPENTKQPTYIEYNNRNEDH from the coding sequence ATGTTCCGCCGTACGTTCTGGTTCACCGCGGGCGCAGCCGCCGGCGTATGGGCCACCACCAAGGTCAACCGCAAGCTCAAGCAGCTGACGCCGGAGAGCCTCGCCGCCCAGGCCGCCACCAAGGCGGTCGAAGCGGGCCACAAGCTCAAGGACTTCGCCCTCGACGTCCGCGACAACATGGCGGAGCGCGAGGCCCAACTCGGCGACGCGCTGGGCCTGAACGGGGCGGTGGATCCCGAACTCCCCGCACCGCGCCGCCTCGCGGCCGTCGAGAGCGCCTTCACCGCGAAGCACCCCGAGAACACCAAGCAACCCACGTACATCGAGTACAACAACCGGAATGAGGACCACTGA
- a CDS encoding DUF948 domain-containing protein yields the protein MSGGEVAGILVAVFWAILVSFLAVALARLAQTLRATTKLVADVTEQAVPLLADASDAVRSAQTQIDRVDAIASDVQEVTSNASALSSTVASTFGGPLVKVAAFGYGVRRAIGGRGKDVPAKQTRRTVIVGRAVPQSRRAKRNGRADRNKRD from the coding sequence GTGTCCGGTGGAGAGGTGGCCGGGATCCTGGTGGCTGTCTTCTGGGCGATCCTGGTCTCCTTCCTCGCGGTGGCGCTCGCGAGGCTGGCCCAGACGCTCAGGGCGACCACCAAGCTCGTCGCGGACGTGACCGAGCAGGCCGTCCCGCTCCTGGCCGACGCCTCCGACGCCGTGCGCTCCGCGCAGACCCAGATCGACCGCGTCGACGCCATCGCGTCGGACGTCCAGGAAGTCACGTCGAACGCCTCGGCGCTCTCCTCCACCGTGGCCTCCACCTTCGGCGGCCCCCTGGTCAAGGTGGCCGCGTTCGGCTACGGCGTGCGCCGGGCCATCGGTGGCCGGGGCAAGGACGTGCCCGCCAAGCAGACCCGTCGTACCGTGATCGTGGGCCGCGCGGTCCCGCAGTCGCGCCGCGCGAAGCGGAACGGCCGGGCCGACCGGAATAAGAGGGACTGA
- a CDS encoding ATP-binding protein has translation MRRSLRPDDPHDVRTGPPRPGNLPHELNRFVGRAAEVAELVGALGSARLLTVTGAGGVGKSRFAAHAVAQVPADLRRDGVWRVDLSTVRQPELVEHTLVEALDLTDHTTRPPRRVLVDHLAERQLLLVLDGFEHVVDACAPLVRDLLRAAPGLRVVAVGRRPLRLDGERLFPLAPLPVADAAELFADRAAALLPGFRLSGDNLVDVLEVCRRLDGLPLAVELAAARLRALSPAQLMERLDDRFRLLKGGVRDALPRHQTLRTAIGWSHELCTAQERLLWARLSVFSGQFDLEAAEYICGGQGLHTEQVLDVLHELLAQSVVIREESAAGVRYRMLDTVRAYGAEWLDSVGDTDRMRRRHRDWYMGLATWCELDWFSARQAEVAARIDAELPNLRAALEYCLTEPGEAHLGQYLAGTLWFYWAGCGRLAEGRHWLDRSVDLDRDLAGEPGEYADSRLKALWVLGYVAILQGDAVPALAALQECHDEAERTANPTALAYAVHRTGCLALVTDDMPRAEQLLRDALARYREIGELNSNVLMGQVELAMAVAFQGDLTEAVALCEDVRQVCEDHGERWTRAYALYVLAYAAWADGDLARARKLLEECLVIGHQFHDLLGTVLAVELLALVTTVEGDAAEAAVLQGAAGRIWPSVGLPLFGSGYYSVPHERCEERAREDLGDARFDELARTGERLGHDEAVARALGRGERQHVAKVPRAARPSAAGKREPAASPTRKGGETTG, from the coding sequence ATGCGACGCTCTTTGCGCCCCGACGACCCCCACGACGTCCGGACCGGCCCCCCGCGGCCCGGCAACCTCCCCCACGAACTGAACCGTTTCGTCGGTCGTGCCGCCGAGGTCGCCGAACTGGTCGGCGCGCTCGGCTCCGCCCGTCTGCTCACCGTGACCGGGGCGGGTGGCGTGGGCAAGTCACGCTTCGCGGCGCACGCCGTCGCACAGGTGCCCGCCGATCTGCGACGGGACGGCGTGTGGCGGGTGGACCTGTCGACGGTGCGCCAGCCGGAACTCGTCGAGCACACGCTCGTCGAGGCGCTCGACCTCACCGACCACACCACGCGCCCGCCGCGCCGGGTCCTGGTGGACCATCTCGCCGAGCGTCAACTCCTGCTCGTCCTCGACGGGTTCGAGCACGTCGTCGACGCGTGCGCCCCTCTCGTACGGGACCTGCTGCGCGCGGCGCCGGGTCTGCGGGTCGTCGCGGTGGGCCGCAGGCCGCTGCGGCTCGACGGTGAGCGCCTGTTCCCGCTCGCGCCGCTGCCGGTCGCCGACGCGGCCGAGCTGTTCGCGGACCGGGCGGCGGCGCTGCTGCCCGGCTTCCGGCTGAGCGGCGACAACCTGGTGGACGTCCTGGAGGTGTGCCGGCGCCTGGACGGGCTGCCGCTCGCGGTGGAGCTGGCGGCGGCGCGGCTGCGGGCCCTGTCGCCCGCCCAGCTGATGGAGCGGCTCGACGACCGGTTCCGGCTGCTCAAGGGCGGGGTCCGGGACGCGCTGCCGCGCCATCAGACGCTGCGGACGGCGATCGGCTGGAGCCATGAGCTGTGCACGGCGCAGGAGCGGCTGCTGTGGGCGCGCCTCTCGGTCTTCTCCGGCCAGTTCGACCTGGAGGCGGCCGAGTACATCTGCGGCGGCCAGGGTCTGCACACGGAGCAGGTCCTGGACGTGCTGCACGAACTGCTCGCGCAGTCCGTGGTGATCCGCGAGGAGTCGGCCGCCGGGGTCCGCTACCGCATGCTGGACACGGTCCGGGCGTACGGGGCGGAGTGGCTGGACAGTGTCGGCGACACGGACCGGATGCGGCGCCGGCACCGCGACTGGTACATGGGGCTCGCCACCTGGTGCGAGCTGGACTGGTTCTCCGCGCGGCAGGCCGAGGTGGCGGCCCGGATCGACGCGGAGCTGCCGAATCTGCGAGCGGCCCTGGAGTACTGCCTCACCGAACCGGGAGAGGCGCATCTGGGCCAGTACCTGGCGGGGACGCTGTGGTTCTACTGGGCGGGCTGCGGGCGCCTCGCGGAGGGCCGCCACTGGCTGGACCGCAGCGTCGACCTGGACCGGGACCTCGCGGGCGAACCCGGCGAGTACGCGGACTCCCGGCTCAAGGCGCTGTGGGTGCTCGGTTACGTGGCGATCCTCCAGGGCGACGCCGTGCCCGCGCTCGCCGCGCTCCAGGAGTGCCACGACGAGGCGGAGCGCACCGCGAACCCGACGGCACTGGCGTACGCCGTGCACCGCACCGGCTGTCTGGCCCTGGTCACGGACGACATGCCGCGCGCCGAGCAGCTGCTGCGCGACGCCCTCGCCCGCTACCGCGAGATCGGCGAGCTGAACAGCAATGTGCTGATGGGGCAGGTGGAGCTGGCGATGGCCGTCGCGTTCCAGGGCGATCTGACGGAGGCCGTGGCGCTGTGCGAGGACGTGCGGCAGGTGTGCGAGGACCACGGGGAGCGCTGGACCCGGGCGTACGCGCTCTATGTCCTCGCCTACGCGGCGTGGGCCGACGGCGATCTCGCGCGGGCGCGCAAGCTCCTTGAGGAGTGCCTGGTGATCGGGCACCAGTTCCACGATCTGCTGGGCACGGTCCTGGCCGTCGAGCTGCTCGCGCTGGTGACGACCGTGGAGGGCGACGCGGCGGAGGCCGCGGTGCTTCAGGGCGCGGCGGGCCGGATCTGGCCCTCGGTGGGGCTGCCGCTGTTCGGCTCGGGCTACTACAGCGTGCCGCACGAGCGGTGCGAGGAGCGGGCCCGGGAGGATCTGGGCGACGCCCGCTTCGACGAACTGGCGCGCACCGGCGAGCGGTTGGGGCACGACGAGGCCGTGGCCCGCGCGCTGGGCCGCGGCGAGCGGCAGCACGTGGCGAAGGTCCCGCGGGCGGCCCGGCCGAGTGCGGCGGGAAAACGCGAACCCGCCGCCTCCCCCACCCGCAAGGGCGGGGAGACGACGGGCTGA
- the rpsD gene encoding 30S ribosomal protein S4: MANQSRPKVKKSRALGIALTPKAVKYFEARPYPPGEHGRGRKQNSDYKVRLLEKQRLRAQYDISEKQMARAYDRAKKAEGKTGEALVIELERRLDALLLRSGIARTIYQSRQMVVHGHIEVNGQKVDKPSFRVRPDDVVMVRERSREKPLFQVAREGGFAPEGETPRYLQVNLKALAFRLDRDPNRKEIPVICDEQLVVEYYAR; encoded by the coding sequence ATGGCGAACCAGTCCCGCCCCAAGGTCAAGAAGTCGCGTGCCCTCGGCATCGCGCTGACCCCGAAGGCCGTCAAGTACTTCGAGGCCCGCCCCTACCCGCCGGGCGAGCACGGCCGTGGCCGCAAGCAGAACTCGGACTACAAGGTCCGTCTGCTCGAGAAGCAGCGTCTGCGCGCGCAGTACGACATCAGCGAGAAGCAGATGGCCCGTGCCTACGACCGCGCCAAGAAGGCCGAAGGCAAGACCGGCGAGGCCCTGGTCATCGAGCTCGAGCGTCGTCTGGACGCGCTGCTGCTGCGTTCGGGCATCGCCCGCACGATCTACCAGTCGCGCCAGATGGTCGTCCACGGCCACATCGAGGTCAACGGCCAGAAGGTCGACAAGCCCTCGTTCCGTGTCCGTCCCGACGACGTCGTGATGGTCCGCGAGCGCAGCCGCGAGAAGCCGCTGTTCCAGGTCGCGCGTGAGGGTGGCTTCGCCCCCGAGGGCGAGACCCCGCGTTACCTCCAGGTGAACCTGAAGGCCCTGGCCTTCCGTCTGGACCGTGACCCGAACCGCAAGGAGATCCCCGTGATCTGCGACGAGCAGCTCGTCGTCGAGTACTACGCCCGCTGA